One window of the Pieris brassicae chromosome 2, ilPieBrab1.1, whole genome shotgun sequence genome contains the following:
- the LOC123720064 gene encoding THO complex subunit 6 — MLDKILYNTVLCQSFSPCGKYLVAGNIYSQLAVFDLDCIFNPNPELLSPDYNKAKQIHTLDSGKQICSLVSTKKFLIAGTVNEIYGWEWKSILNVKLSKPAWTVRIKSESIIHQCDINGLWLSDNEERLYAGCGDNKVYEINLEDGSLVQTLSGHDNFVHCVHGNNKQLISAGEDGLVVLWDLRTSKWQNKIEPYKNSKVARPDVGKWVGAASLGDDWLVCGGGPRLALWHLRSLDAVTVFDIPDHGIHVASFLDDCVLAGGTAQHLYQLSYSGEVRVELPVSSTSVYSAIVRTSPNKVISIAGSSMDIDLCTSFNYRDQVLHFR; from the exons ATGCTTGACAAAATCTTATACAATACTGTATTATGCCAAAGTTTCTCACCTTGCGGAAAATATTTAGTAGCCGGTAATATATACAGTCAATTAGCAGTTTTTGA cttagattgtatttttaatccaAACCCAGAGCTACTGTCACCAGACTACAATAAAGCTAAACAAATTCATACCCTTGATTCAGGCAAACAAATATGTAGTCTAGTAAGtactaaaaagtttttaatagctGGAACAGTCAATGAAATTTATGGTTGGGAATGGAAATCCATCCTCAATGTGAAATTAAGCAAACCCGCATGGACTGTGAGGATAAAATCAGAATCAATAATACACCAATGTGATATTAATGGCCTATGGCTTTCTGACAATGAAGAGAGGTTGTATGCCGGCTGTGGTGACAATAAAGTATATGAGATTAACTTGGAAGATGGTAGCTTGGTACAGACATTAAGTGGACATGACAATTTTGTGCACTGTGTGCATGGCAA TAATAAACAACTCATTTCTGCTGGCGAGGATGGCTTAGTTGTGCTCTGGGATTTGAGAACTAGCAAATggcaaaataaaatagaaccATACAAGAACAGTAAAGTTGCTAGACCTGATGTGGGCAAGTGGGTTGGTGCAGCATCACTAGGAGATGATTGGCTT GTTTGTGGCGGTGGCCCACGTCTTGCATTATGGCATCTACGTTCTTTGGATGCTGTCACAGTCTTTGATATCCCCGACCATGGCATTCATGTGGCGTCTTTCCTTGACGATTGTGTCCTAGCGGGAGGAACGGCCCAACATCTTTATCAGCTGAGCTACTCTGGAGAAGTTAGAGTTGAACTGCCTGTGTCTTCAACATCCGTGTACTCTGCCATTGTACGGACTAGCCCAAATAAAGTGATATCCATTGCGGGTTCTAGTATGGACATTGATCTGTGtacttcatttaattataGGGATCAAGTGTTACATTTTAGAT